Proteins co-encoded in one Opitutus terrae PB90-1 genomic window:
- the lipB gene encoding lipoyl(octanoyl) transferase LipB — protein MTQSSILSTAAAGAVVDWGRTRYAEAWARQDEFVARRIAGEIPDTLVFTEHEPVFTTGLRAGAESHLVWNEEQLAREGVEVVKTNRGGDITYHGPGQIVGYPIVSLAAHKDLHAYLRFLEQVLINSVGTLGLAASRRVGKTGIWVGPRKIAAIGVAVKRWVAYHGFALNVNANLAHFQGIVPCGISPAEGGITSLQAELGHAFDLAEVKSVLAREFWAEWSRFVTPPAAATAPTKAG, from the coding sequence ATGACTCAATCCAGCATCCTCTCCACCGCGGCCGCGGGCGCCGTCGTCGATTGGGGCCGCACCCGCTACGCCGAAGCGTGGGCCCGGCAGGACGAATTCGTCGCGCGCCGAATCGCCGGCGAGATCCCGGACACCCTGGTGTTCACCGAACACGAACCGGTTTTCACCACCGGTCTGCGTGCCGGCGCCGAGAGCCATCTGGTGTGGAACGAGGAGCAGCTCGCGCGCGAGGGCGTGGAGGTCGTGAAAACCAACCGCGGCGGCGACATCACCTATCACGGGCCGGGGCAGATCGTCGGCTACCCGATCGTCTCGCTCGCCGCGCACAAGGATCTGCACGCCTACCTGCGTTTTCTCGAACAGGTCTTGATCAACAGCGTCGGCACGCTCGGGCTCGCCGCTTCGCGCCGGGTCGGCAAGACCGGCATCTGGGTCGGCCCGCGCAAGATCGCCGCCATCGGGGTCGCGGTAAAGCGCTGGGTCGCCTACCACGGCTTCGCGCTCAACGTGAACGCGAACCTCGCGCACTTCCAAGGGATCGTCCCGTGCGGCATCAGTCCGGCAGAGGGCGGCATCACCTCGCTGCAGGCGGAACTCGGACACGCGTTCGACCTGGCCGAGGTGAAGTCGGTGCTCGCGCGCGAATTCTGGGCC
- a CDS encoding MgtC/SapB family protein, which yields MPPLLIAIVASACLGALVGLIRQWSDQSAKAADVDFGGVRTFTFWAMLGCVGAFASEQTSPVLLAVVFLLVGTQQIVAKFNAPPGARPGGTTFASTLLTVLAGSLVYWQELPGAVLVAATTMVLVGSKQPLHAWTRAFTQDDIRGTLQFVAITGVILPLVPNRAMGPFDAFNPFSTWLMVVLISGLGFAGYIAIRMLGTGAGIVATSLFGGLASSTASTLAFSRRSKTDPALSQHYALAVIIACTVMLPRVVVVIAFINREFAQRLVLPLSLMAVPGVLYAALVWWRRRPGKVHGDPVALRNPLGLSTAIKFAVLYAVIAFLVKAAPQLGLTKGLLPLSFVSGLTDMDAISLSIAQMRDATPQDLAVRAVTLAAVSNTLLKAGLAISIGSPGIRWRIALVLGLTAAVGVAAMGLV from the coding sequence ATGCCCCCGCTGCTCATCGCCATTGTTGCCAGCGCATGTCTCGGCGCGCTTGTCGGACTGATCCGCCAGTGGAGCGATCAGTCGGCCAAGGCCGCCGACGTCGACTTCGGCGGCGTGCGCACGTTCACGTTCTGGGCGATGCTTGGGTGCGTCGGCGCCTTCGCCAGCGAGCAGACTTCACCGGTGCTGCTCGCCGTGGTGTTCCTGCTCGTGGGCACCCAGCAGATCGTGGCGAAGTTCAACGCGCCACCCGGCGCCCGTCCTGGCGGCACCACCTTCGCCTCCACCCTGCTCACCGTGCTCGCGGGCAGTCTGGTCTATTGGCAGGAACTGCCCGGTGCCGTGCTCGTCGCCGCGACGACGATGGTGCTCGTCGGCAGCAAGCAGCCGCTGCACGCCTGGACGCGCGCGTTCACCCAAGACGACATTCGCGGCACGTTGCAGTTTGTGGCGATCACGGGTGTGATTCTCCCGCTGGTGCCGAATCGCGCGATGGGTCCGTTCGACGCGTTCAACCCGTTCTCGACCTGGCTCATGGTGGTGCTGATTTCCGGGCTCGGCTTCGCCGGCTACATCGCGATACGGATGCTGGGCACCGGCGCGGGCATCGTGGCCACGAGTCTGTTCGGCGGACTGGCCTCGAGCACCGCGAGCACGCTCGCATTCAGCCGGCGCAGCAAGACTGATCCGGCGCTGTCCCAGCACTACGCCCTCGCCGTGATCATCGCCTGCACGGTGATGCTGCCGCGCGTCGTCGTGGTAATCGCGTTCATCAACCGCGAATTTGCACAACGCTTGGTTCTGCCGCTCTCGCTGATGGCGGTGCCTGGAGTCCTTTACGCGGCGCTCGTCTGGTGGCGGCGCCGTCCCGGCAAGGTCCACGGCGACCCGGTGGCACTGCGCAATCCGCTCGGACTTTCCACCGCGATCAAATTCGCCGTGCTGTATGCCGTCATCGCTTTTCTCGTGAAGGCGGCGCCACAACTTGGACTCACCAAGGGCTTGCTACCGCTGTCGTTCGTCTCCGGCCTGACCGACATGGACGCGATCTCGCTTTCGATTGCGCAAATGCGCGACGCCACCCCGCAGGATCTGGCCGTCCGGGCGGTCACGCTAGCCGCCGTGAGCAATACGCTGCTCAAAGCGGGACTCGCGATCAGTATCGGTTCACCGGGTATCCGCTGGCGCATCGCGCTCGTGCTCGGGCTCACCGCCGCCGTAGGTGTTGCAGCGATGGGGCTGGTGTAA